In Nicotiana tabacum cultivar K326 chromosome 21, ASM71507v2, whole genome shotgun sequence, one DNA window encodes the following:
- the LOC142175215 gene encoding uncharacterized protein LOC142175215 has product MHDFIMAEDSELWDVICNGLFVPMKTVDEGTATVLKTRKEYNDADIKAIEKNFRAKKILACGIRPDEYNRISACQSAKEIWEALQTAHEGTTQVKQSKIDMLTNEYELFRMKDDESIQDMHTRFTSIINEVHSLGEIFPRNKLVRKILSVLPGSWESKVNAITKAKDL; this is encoded by the coding sequence atgcatgatttcatCATGGCTGAGGACTCAGAGTTGTGGGATGTAATCTGTAATGGACTTTTTGTTCCCATGAAAACTGTTGATGAGGGAACAGCTACAGTCCTAAAAACGAGGAAAGAGTACAACGATGCTGACataaaggctattgagaagaatTTCAGGGCAAAAAAGATTCTTGCATGTGGCATCAGACCAGATGAATACAACCGCATCTCAGCTTGTCAGAGTGCTAAGGAGATCTGGGAAGCTCTTCAAACAGCACACGAAGGGACAACTCAAGTCAAGCAGTCGAAGATCGACATGTTGACAAATGAGTATGAGCTCTTCAGAATGAAGGACGACGAGTCCATTCAGGACATGCACACTCGCTTCACCTCTATCATCAATGAGGTTCACTCACTGGGAGAAATCTTTCCCAGGAACAAACTTGTTAGGAAAATACTTAGTGTATTACCTGGTTCCTGGGAAAGCAAGGTAAATGCCATCACAAAGGCAAAGGATTTGTAG